From Medicago truncatula cultivar Jemalong A17 chromosome 7, MtrunA17r5.0-ANR, whole genome shotgun sequence, a single genomic window includes:
- the LOC11439303 gene encoding neurofilament medium polypeptide — protein MFHLNNNNRTSQPSSLYGTQWNYPRYNKKAQSPSKVVSIPVHFVGSERNKANSATKIEKVARGFLVRKSLNKMLKMKVELDEIEKKVNDEETVKMMKKEQKERIRIAETIMNLLLRLDSVRVFHCSALRDLRKSIIKRAIVLQEFVDQIQMVGPTEEVEGGEGKCVEVEENCLEKEEVGCEEENEGGNKIEALVNEDGEVNCMEKEERGCEEKNEGGEKMGPLMNEDGSEGKCVKEEDHFLMKEGGGEDEEGDKVEALWKKEEMEEEDRGCKEENEGGEKFEALGNEENNEDVKKMEVEEKEESVGTSLVEEGIKESVDVKEEEGRIGNEFEEENCYKEEDGGNRKMLKRMMEDNEKMMEMMAQLFERNEKQTTLLTSLTQRVEQLERAFTFDKLRRKNKKRRNVDAKHRHNGCI, from the coding sequence atgtttcatttgaacaacaacaacagaacaTCACAACCTTCTTCCTTGTACGGCACCCAATGGAATTATCCTCGTTACAACAAGAAAGCACAATCACCATCGAAGGTGGTTTCAATTCCGGTTCATTTCGTGGGATCAGAGAGAAACAAAGCCAATTCAGCAACGAAGATTGAGAAGGTTGCAAGAGGGTTTCTTGTGAGGAAGAGTTTGAACaagatgttgaagatgaaaGTGGAGTTGGATGAGATTGAGAAGAAGGTGAATGATGAAGAAActgtgaagatgatgaaaaaggaGCAAAAAGAGAGGATAAGGATCGCTGAAACAATTATGAATTTGCTTCTTAGGTTGGATTCTGTTAGAGTATTTCATTGTTCTGCTCTTAGGGACTTGAGAAAGTCGATTATCAAAAGGGCTATTGTTCTTCAAGAATTTGTTGATCAAATTCAAATGGTGGGTCCCACAGAGGAAGTTGAAGGCGGTGAAGGTAAGTGTGTTGAGGTTGAAGAGAATTGTTTGGAGAAGGAAGAGGTGGGGTGTGAAGAGGAGAATGAGGGTGGTAATAAAATTGAAGCTTTGGTGAATGAGGATGGTGAGGTGAATTGTATGGAGAAAGAAGAGAGGGGGTGTGAAGAGAAGAATGAGGGAGGTGAAAAAATGGGACCTTTGATGAATGAGGATGGTAGCGAGGGTAAATGTGTGAAAGAAGAAGATCATTTTTTGATGAAGGAGGGGGGTggtgaagatgaggaaggtgacaAAGTGGAAGCTTTATGGAAGAAGGAGGAGATGGAGGAAGAAGATAGGGGGTGTAAGGAGGAGAATGAGGGAGGTGAAAAATTTGAAGCTTTGGGGAATGAGGAGAACAATGAGGATGTGAAGAAGATGGAGGTAGAAGAGAAGGAAGAGAGTGTGGGAACAAGTTTGGTGGAGGAAGGAATTAAGGAAAGTGTAGATGTGAAAGAAGAGGAGGGTAGAATTGGAAATGAATTTGAGGAGGAGAATTGTTATAAGGAAGAAGATGGAGGGAATAGAAAAATGTTGAAAAGGATGATGGAGGACAATGAGAAGATGATGGAAATGATGGCACAATTATTTGAGAGGAATGAGAAGCAAACAACACTTCTTACATCTCTTACACAAAGAGTGGAGCAGCTTGAGAGAGCATTTACTTTTGACAAGTTGAGGAGGAAGAATAAGAAGAGGAGGAATGTTGATGCCAAACACAGACATAATGGTTGCATTTGA